The following nucleotide sequence is from Oncorhynchus kisutch isolate 150728-3 linkage group LG29, Okis_V2, whole genome shotgun sequence.
TTTAGCCAAAATGAGGCTATTAAATGACTCCTGTCCGAACAGACATAAATAAAACTATTTGAAATACTACAgtagtggccaaaagttttgagaatgacacaaatatacattttcccaaagtctgctgcctcagtttgtttgatggcaatttgcatatactccagaatgttatgaataaTGATCAGATGAATAacaaagtccctatttgccatgcaaatgaactgaatcccccctcaaaattccactgcatttcagccctgccacaaaaggaccagctgacatcatgtcagtgattttctcattaacacaggtatgagtgttgacgaggacaaagcTGGATATCACTctatcatgctgattgagtttgaataacagactggaagcttcaaaaggagggtggtgcttggaatcattgttcttcctctgtcaaccatggttacctgaaaggaaacacgtgccatcatcattgctttgtgtgcagaaagggcttcacaggcaaggatattgctgccagtaagattgcacctaatcagccatttatcggatcatcaagaacatcaAGGATAGCGGTTCAAttattgtgaagaaggcttcagggtgcccaagaaagtccaccaagcgccaggactgtcctaaagttgattcagctgcaggattggggcaccaccagtacagagcttgctcaggaatggcagcaggcaggtgtgagtgcatctgcacgcacagtgaggcgaagacttttggaggatggcctggtgtcaagaagggcagcaaagaagccacttctctccaggaaaaacatcagggagagACTGATATTCTGTAAAAGGTACAGGGGACTGCATCAtgctggggtaaagtaattttctatgatgaatcccctttccgattgtttggggcaagacaaggtgagcactaccatcagtcctgtgtcatgccaacagtaaagcatcctgagatcattcgtgtgtggggttgcttctcagccaagggagtgggctcactcacagttttgcctaagaacacagccatgaataaagaatggtatcaacacatcctccgagtgcagcttctcccaaccatccaggaacagtttggtgacgaacaatgccttttccagcatgatggagcaccttgccataaggcaaaagtgataactaagtggctcggggaacaaaacattgatattttgggtccatggccaggaaacaccCCAGACcgtaatcccattgagaacttgtggtcaatcctcaagaggcgggtggacaaaaaaaacccacaaattctaaCAAACTCtgagcattgattatgcaagaattggCTGCCATCAgacaggatgtggcccagaagttaattgacagcatgccagggcagattgcagaggtcttgaaaaagaagggtcaacactgcaaatattgactctttgcatcaacttcatttaattgtcaataaaagcctttgacacttatgaaatgcttgttattatacttcagtattccatagtaacatctgacaaatatctaaagacactgaagcagcaaactttgtggaaattaatatttgtatcATGCTCAAAACTTTTGGCGACAACACCAGAGAGTATAATTTTGCTAGAGGATCAATAGCTTCTAAAACATTGCTGTGGATTAAGTTTCATCAAAACCACTTACAGTCGGGAAGACTGCAATTTGGGCAGCATGCGTGTCAAATATAGAACAGTTTGTTAAGTTGTGGCCATAGATATAATCCATAGGACTtcagaacctctaaccctggcactTTGACTGATACATTCATGGATTCACtagcaatggctgccagtcctgACTTGAAATGGGAACTGCCTATCTATGGGGTATacagtattctactgtattcttgtcaaagccactctgacattgctcatcctaatatttatatatttcttaattctatttttttacttttagatttgtgtgtattgttgtgaagtTGGAGAccactgctctgttggagctaggaacaagcATTCCTCTAGACCCTTTGATGGCACCCTGGAGAAGTGTGCCCTTCACTGATGAAtctcggtttcaactgtaccgggcagatggcagacagcgtgtatggtgtcatgtgggcATGCGGTTTGATGATATcagcattgtgaacagagtgcccacatggtgctgatgtcaacgttgtgaacagagtgccccatggggttatggcatgggcaggcataagctacggacaacgaacacaatagTATTTTATCGATAGCAATTGGAATGCACTGTGATGAGATCCAGAGGCCCaatgtcatgccattcatccaccgccatcacctcatggttccgcatgataatgcatggccccatgtcgcaaggatctgtacacaattactgaaagctgaaaatgtcccagttcttccatgggaGCTATAGTTATTGTTATGTAGCcgtaaacattattttgagttaatAGTGGGGGTACAAGGGGAGGGTCCTGTGAAAATATTTTTAATGTTGGGGGGGGGTTTAATGACACCTAGAGTTGGGCCAGCCCCTCTTCCCAAAGTAAATTTTGAATTGTCCCTAATTGTCCATCTCATGGTTCAGCTGTCGGAGATTTTAGCACTAAATTAATCAGGGCATTGCATGCATAGGCCTACATGCTTGGGGGTCCACTGTAtgataatataaaaatatatttagataGATATGTCGGCGGCATGTTTACAACCCACCAACATGCATTTCTTTATCCTTGTAAGACAGGCTACTGCGTCTGCTATACACGTACAGAAGGAGgctaattcatttttttttatcagattaaaaaataaatgaagaTTAGCATTATATTGTTTGATtataggagtaactctggtaAGCCTAAAACATTCTTCCTCACCTCAGGTTCAACTGCAAAAGGCCAATAATCAAATAAAAAGTGATTTCTCACCTACACATGTTTAGAAGATGttgttgcgggtgtagcaaaatacttgtgtttcagttatctttttggccttcctgtgttgtcaggtgctgtaggtgtcctggagggcaggtagtttgcccccggtgatgcgttgggcagaccgcaccaccctctggagaacccTGCATTttcgggtggtgcagttgccgtaccaggcggtgatacaacccgacaAGATGCGCTCAATTGtggatctgtaaaagtttgagtgttttaggtgccaagctattgcactgttgcgccttcctcacttcactgtctgtgtgggtggaccatttcagatcgtcagtgatgtgtacaccaaggaacttcaagCTTTTCAAATGCTCCACTGCATTCCCTTCGacgtggataggggcgtgctccctctgctgtttcctgaaatccactatcagctcctttgttttatAGACATTGAGTAAGAGGTTATttttctggcaccacactcccagtctcgttattgttggtaatcaggctgtgttgtgtcgtctacaaacttgatgattgagttggccacgcagtcatgggtgaacagggagtaaaggagggggctgacccttgtggggccccggtGTTGATGATCAGCAAAAGGGGAGGTGTTATTTCCTACCTTCGCCCCCTGGTGGCAGCCCGTcagtctaggacccagttgcacaggacagggttcagacccaggcccccgaacttagtgatgagcttggatactatgatgttgaaggctgagctatagtcaatgaacagcattcttacataggtattcctcttgtccagatgggatagggcagtttacagtgcgatggcgattgcatcgtctgtggatctattggggggggaagcaaattgaagtgggtctagggtgtcaggtaagttagaggtgatatgatccttaactagcctctcaaagcacttcatgatgacagaagtgagtgctacagggtgatagtcatttaattgaattacctttgctttcttgggtacaggaacaatggtggacatcttgaagaaaGTGGGGACaggagactgggatagggagagattgaatatgtgcTAAACaccccagccagctggtctgcgcatgctctgaggactcaGCTAGGGATGTTGTCTGGACCGGTAGCATTGagagggttaacacacttaaatgtcttactcacgtcgaccACCGAGAAGGAAAGCCAACAGTATTTGGTGGCGGGCTgcgttggtggcactgtgttatcctcaaagcgagcgaagaaggtgtttagcttgtacggaagcaagacgtcggtgtccgcgacgtggctggttttccctttgtagtctgtgattgtctgtataccctgccacatatgtctcgtgtctgagccgttgaattgggactccactttgtctctatactgaagtTTTGGCTttttgattgccttacagagggaatgactacactgtttgtattcggtcacgtttccagtcgccttgccatgattaaatgcggcGGTACGTGTTTTCAGTTTTGAGCAAattctgccatcaatccacagtttctggttagggaaggttttaatagtcacagtgagtacaacatctcctattcacttccttataaactcgctcatcgagtcagcgtatacgtcaatgttaattgtctgaggctatccggaatatatcccagtccacgtaatCGAAGCAATCTtaaagcgtggaatccgattggtcagaccagcattggatAGATCTAAgcacgggagcttcctgttttagtttctacCTATAAGAGGGGAacaacaagatggagtcatggtcagatttgccaaaaggagggtgggggagggccttgtatgcatcacgAAAGTTTGAGTAGCAGCGGTCGAGTGTGTTACTCGCCTGTGTACTGCAaccgatatgctgatagaatttaggtagccttgttctcagattagctttgttaaaatccccagctacaataaatgcagccttaggatTTATGGTTGTTAGTTTgaataaagtccagtgaagttccttgatggccgtctACGTATCCGCTTGCGGGgagatatacacggctgtgacagtAACCGAGGAgggttctcttgggagataatagggtcggcatttgattgtgaggaattctaggtcaggtgaacaaaaggacttgaattcttgtatgttgttacaattacaccatgagtcgttaatcatgaaacagacACGCCCGCTcttcttcttcttaccagagaaaTCTTTGTTCCTGTAGGTGCGATGCACTGAAAATCCCGTTGGCTGTACGGACTCCAacagcatgtccccagctagccatgtctccgtgaaacagagtatgttataaTCCCGGATATCTCTGtggaaagcaactcttgcccCAATTTCGTCTACTTTGTTAACTAGGGAccggacattagcgagtaatatactcggaagcggtttGTGGTGTGCGCGCATCCgaagcctcactagaagaccgCTCAGGCACCCTCTCCTCCGGCGTTGTTTTTGgttggcctctggaatcagttcaaataccctgggaggtgcagacaaaggatccactttgggaaagttgtattcctggtcgtagtgctggtaacTCTCTAATATACAATAGTTCTTCCCGACTATACGTAAtcacacttaagattttctgggctaacaatgtaagaaataatacattaaaaacaaaatactgcacagtttcctaagggcttgaagcgaagctgccatctctatctgCGCCATCTTGTCAAAGACTTGATAAGTGGTGTGATGCAGATACATTTATTCAAAAGAGAATAATGACAAAAATAGAGAGGAAGTTGCTATTCTACATTCATTATTTTAAGTAGTAAACCCAAACTAATCCCGTCTTAGCCTCTTTCTTTCCTCTATATTTCCCAGGGAGCACAAATACTGCAACACAGTGACAATAAGTCAAGACTATTGACACACCCAGGACATTGACAAGTCTaaacaacatttttttaaactccaTAAAGCACTACATATATTTAGAATAAAATAAGAAAACATTAACAAATCACTAAACATAAACAAATTCTCTGCTGGGGAAAGCTAAATGAAAAATGCAGACTAGAGACACCACCCAAACACAATTATAATAGTACCCTTCGTAAATGAATGTCTTGACTACATCCTGATTTCCAAGGGACAAGCATTTTACACTAAACCAGCGGCATCAAAAAGGATCAGCCCCCATTTTGTATCCCCATGAGTACAAGGAAATACAATGGACAAGAACATGGAGAGACGTGCAGTAATTCTAGCTACACCTGCAGGACTTAACAATCATATTGGACAACTGCTCCACCTGTGAAAAAAAAGCACATTCAATGGATAGACATTATAAATACGTATTCAAACCCAGCAACTGTGTTGACTATGATTTCAATTCGgtgaggatcaaatcaaatcaaatcaaatgtatttatatagcccttcgtacatcagctgatatcccaaagtgctgtacagaaacccagcctaaaaccccaaacagcaagcaatgcaggtgtagaagcacggatgtTATGAGAGTTTCATTTGATACTTCTAACTACATTATTCACTGACCTTGTGTTGTCTCCCCACATAATAGATAATGGGTAGGGGCTCCAAGACCTGTGGAACACAGCAGGGTTGGGCAGAGGCTCCGGGGTTGTGGTGCTTATACAGAGCCAGTACCTGTGGTTGGGTAAACAACACTAGATATCTCACTGAACAGACCATCTCCCCCCGTGGTTATACAGCGTCTGATTACTGAACACCCTGCTGTACAGATCCTTGAAAGACAGTTAACAATGGGGACGTCTACAAAAACATGACTGGTAGCATTACCTGGGAATACTTGTTTTCTGTGTTCCATATATAGGTGCAGGGGCCGATGCAGTAGTTAGCAAAGTAGCCAGTGGGTTCATGGATCCACTTCCAGCCCAGGTCCTTACGGAAGTCAATGTAAAGTCTTCGCACACAGCAACTCTCCGATTTACTGGGGGATACACACACCTGTGAGTTATACACCTTATTTCTTACAAACAGGGAGTTAACAGGGAGTTAACAGGGCGCTAATAGGGAGCTAACAGGGAGTTAACAGGGCGTTAACGGGGAGTTAACAGGGCGCTAACAGGGAGCTAACAGGGAGTTAACAGGGAGTTAACAGGGCGTTAACGGGGAGTTAACAGGGCGCTAACAGGGAGCTAACAAGGAGTTAACAGGGCGTTAACGGGGAGTTAACAAGGCGCTAACAGGGAGCTAACAGGGAGTTAACAGGGCGTTAACAGGGAGTTAACAGGGCGTTAACGGGGAGTTAACAGGGCGCTAACAGGGAGCTAACAGGGCGTTAACAGGGAGCTAACGGGGAGTTAACGGGGCGTTAACGGAGAGTTAACAGAGCGCTAACGGGGCGCTAACGGTGAGTTAACAGGGCGCTAACAGGGCATTAAGAGGGGGTTAACACGGCCTCTAagtaggtctacagtatatctatCTGCCAAAAGAGATTAACTTTGTTAGTACACATTTACGAGACATTAATTGATCATTCTAAATGTGCTCTTGGGCCGTTGGAATAAAGGATAGTCTCACTCTGAGCAGATCTCTTCAGTAGTGGTTTGTCGTTTCTTCCGAGAGCTAGGCTGGCTGTGGCGTTCCACAGGAAGTGACATCAGTAAAATGTGAGGCTTTGATGGCATTTTCATGGCTAGTGTTTCTGTATCTCCCCTCAGCTTGTTCATCCCTATCGTATAAAACATTGACACCTGTCAGGCAAGAGATTCACAGTGGAGGTTTTGGCAGAAAACGTATGGATTGAGTTGATTTCAATACAGTGAATGGGAGTAAACTGCAAATACCTGATATTTTGAAGCTGAATTCCTCCATTGGTTTCCCACAATCACAAGGCAACTTCAATTGGAATCCCTGCTCCTCTCCTGTAAAGTGTTGCAAAAAGACTAATATAATGGTGTATAAAACTTATTTTTAAACCTGAAGGAATAGGTATACTGTTTTAGGTGTAAACTTCTGTTGGACAGTTCTTTCACATGCTTTGTCACTTCAATCAGACACAGATTTGTAACAGGATATGATTGCAACTGTATTGCAACATACTGTTTGTGTTATATAATTATATCTACAACCCTAAAGGAAACTTACCAGCCCCTTGCAGCCACTCATTCAGAGTCTGTGTTACGTCAAAGGACACCCAGCGATTGGCCCATTCCTTGGAGACAAAATGGGACTTCAGGTAACGTGCCTTATCGCCAACTCCTCTGTAGAGTTCCAGCCTCTGCTCGCTGTCGTCGAGCAGGCCATGGTTCTTGATGAGGAGACGGAGCTCAGCTTGAGAGAGCAGTCGATCAGTCCCCAATACTGACCGCATCTCAGACATGTTGAAGAGCATCTGGTGCTTACTGGTGTTCTCACCTTGGAAAGGAGAGTCAATATGTTTTTATTTGGTACTTTCTACTACTGAACCTGTCAGTGCGGGAGAGGGggtaaagagaaagaaagagaaaccgAAAGAGAAGCTGAATTTTACCATAGTACTGGTAATAAAACTATTGTGGATAGATTCTGTTATATAAAAGGCACTCTCAGAGAGAGGTGAATGCAGTTTCAGGTTTGGCCTCAAATGCTATCTGCCGGAGCCAAAATTACCTCTGTGAGTCTGTAACAATAATTACACATTGACAGGGACGCTGAGGAAGTGAGGCTCTGCTCTGGAAGCTAGATCACACCATGCTGCTGTATTACAATAAACCAACAGCATCAAAAAGGATCTAATCAGAGGGCACGGTCCTAAGGGCTTCTGGCTAACACCTAACCTGCTCAGAGTTACTGCCTGGACAACAAGTTTACACTGTAGCGATGTATACTGTCTTGTAGACAAAAAGGGAGGAGGACCCAGCAAAGGGAAGGAAACATCTGGTAGGGAGAGGTAAAAGGTTGACACAGGCCATGgttttacatacagcagacagGGCCATTGCAGTCAGTTCAGTAAACCAATGGAAGAAACACCCATTTTCAGTCAACAACCTTATCTAAAGGACATAATTATACAAATGTACATCCTAAAAATGATCTGCCAACTGCAGTTTATGCCAGTCATAAACTACAGCACCACTTCAAATGGATCTTATTCACGACATGCGACAAGGTTGAAATAGCCTTAATAATAATTTGCATGTCTACCTAACCTCTCTGCATCATCCTGCACTCCTCAATCCAGGGTGGTGAAAAGTTAGACAGATGCTACATGGTATACAGAGATAGGGGCAGAACCTGTCATTTAACAGCACGTACTAAGTCAAGTGTTCCTTCCTGCCAGCTATTCAGATAACCAGAA
It contains:
- the LOC109874437 gene encoding transforming growth factor beta-1 proprotein, with amino-acid sequence MRAVCLMLTALLMLEYVCRSDTMSTCKSLDLELVKRKRIEAIRGQILSKLRLSKEPEIDQEGDTEEVPASLMSIYNSTVELSEEQVHTYIPSTQDAEEEAYFAKEVHKFNMKQSENTSKHQMLFNMSEMRSVLGTDRLLSQAELRLLIKNHGLLDDSEQRLELYRGVGDKARYLKSHFVSKEWANRWVSFDVTQTLNEWLQGAGEEQGFQLKLPCDCGKPMEEFSFKISGMNKLRGDTETLAMKMPSKPHILLMSLPVERHSQPSSRKKRQTTTEEICSDKSESCCVRRLYIDFRKDLGWKWIHEPTGYFANYCIGPCTYIWNTENKYSQVLALYKHHNPGASAQPCCVPQVLEPLPIIYYVGRQHKVEQLSNMIVKSCRCS